The genomic window CGCGAGGCAAGCATAAGAGAAACCGGCAGTTCTCTTCTTCGTGAATACATGAAGCGATACGAAGATCGTGGGCTTCCTCTGGAGTCGAGACTGACGGGATTCTTAATTGAGAATATAAACGTCCATGAGGAATCCAACGGTATAGCCATACTAACCGCATCGATTTCCATTAAGCCTCTCGATATCGACAGCTGCAAGTGGAATTCGTTGGGTTCTCGCGAGGGAAACTGGATAAAGGACATAAGGATTTCTGTCTACCTTGAAGAGGGTCCCGATGGCAACTTTTCGATCGTGAGAACAGTCCCTTCTATTTAGCTCTGACTCTCTCTGAAAACGCGTAAGCGGTTCTTACCCTTGCTTTTGGCTTCATACAATGCGGAATCGGCGCGGTTTATCATACGGTCAATATCATCCCCATCACCCAGAAAGCTGGTAATTCCTATGCTGACGGTTATTTCTGCCCTTTCTTCAATGGTTCTCTTCTTCAAGTGGTCAAGTATTCTCTCCGCCATAGATTCCGCTCCCTCCAGAGTTACTTCCGGCAAGACAATCAAGAACTCATCGCCTCCCCATCTAATAACCTGATCGGTACTCCTGATAATCATTCTAACCGACTCTACCAACCAGGAGAGAACCGAGTCACCATAAACGTGACCGAAAGAGTCGTTTATCTTTTTGAAATCGTCAATGTCGAGCATCATTAGCGACAAGGGTACAGAGTGTCTGATTGATTTTTCAATCTCTACAGAAGTGAACTTCTCCACACCATGCCTGCTGAGTGCTCCCGTCAGAGGATCATTGTAAGTGAGTCTTGTGATCTCTCCTCTGTTCCTTATTCCATTGATGGCTTCGGCGGCATGAGCGGCCAAAATCTCTGCAAGCT from Mesotoga sp. Brook.08.105.5.1 includes these protein-coding regions:
- a CDS encoding sensor domain-containing diguanylate cyclase, translated to MEGDFLVVKRVTNSVPDKGDDCYNKHEGIAGRTLREGKTLVFPDISICVEAKPKSSDYRSALSIPIGNFGVLQTISTELDAFDSEDVELAEILAAHAAEAINGIRNRGEITRLTYNDPLTGALSRHGVEKFTSVEIEKSIRHSVPLSLMMLDIDDFKKINDSFGHVYGDSVLSWLVESVRMIIRSTDQVIRWGGDEFLIVLPEVTLEGAESMAERILDHLKKRTIEERAEITVSIGITSFLGDGDDIDRMINRADSALYEAKSKGKNRLRVFRESQS